The Gemmatimonadota bacterium genome contains a region encoding:
- a CDS encoding glycosyl hydrolase → EREQQIGRMFDGIHVQYWSGGTTIGVAGIDQADINNNMPQWIHDRGQHVCVTWSPPYSIADVNAGKADSVFTVAANHFGSYQFPIMLRLWWEFDNTAGFKWSVGGTPNIGSPFVAAWRRVVGIFQAAGATNVGFWWCPLEGSPDRPGINASYPGDQYVDWVGSDVYNGGDGSWSTPLHSGWASFAECALYTGASVPSQYSLWSGRKPFVIGELGCRADPRKGDWWRAIPAALQTAPHMVGLSIFDQDVSKAEPGNNWLIDTSADSLAGFKQMAQALA, encoded by the coding sequence GAACGCGAGCAGCAGATTGGCCGCATGTTCGACGGCATCCATGTCCAATACTGGTCAGGCGGCACCACGATCGGCGTTGCCGGGATCGACCAGGCCGACATCAACAACAACATGCCGCAATGGATCCACGACCGCGGCCAACACGTCTGTGTTACGTGGTCGCCGCCGTACTCGATCGCCGACGTCAACGCAGGCAAGGCAGACTCGGTGTTCACCGTCGCGGCGAACCATTTCGGCTCCTACCAGTTCCCGATCATGCTCAGGTTGTGGTGGGAGTTCGACAACACCGCCGGATTCAAATGGTCCGTCGGTGGCACACCCAACATCGGCAGCCCGTTCGTCGCAGCATGGAGGCGGGTCGTCGGCATCTTCCAGGCAGCCGGCGCAACGAATGTCGGCTTCTGGTGGTGTCCCCTCGAGGGTTCACCCGACCGGCCAGGAATCAACGCCTCATACCCCGGAGACCAATACGTCGACTGGGTCGGCTCCGACGTCTACAACGGCGGCGACGGCTCATGGTCAACGCCCTTGCACTCCGGCTGGGCGTCGTTCGCCGAGTGCGCGTTGTACACCGGCGCGTCCGTCCCGTCCCAATACTCACTCTGGTCCGGGCGGAAACCCTTCGTCATCGGCGAGCTCGGCTGCCGCGCAGACCCGCGCAAAGGCGACTGGTGGCGAGCAATCCCCGCCGCTCTCCAAACCGCACCCCACATGGTCGGTCTGTCGATCTTCGACCAGGACGTGTCTAAGGCGGAACCCGGCAACAACTGGCTCATCGACACATCAGCGGATTCGCTTGCGGGGTTCAAGCAGATGGCGCAGGCACTCGCGTGA